From the genome of Onthophagus taurus isolate NC chromosome 5, IU_Otau_3.0, whole genome shotgun sequence, one region includes:
- the LOC139429789 gene encoding glutamate receptor ionotropic, kainate glr-3-like, translating into MFQRPPTAFINTKIFGKFLKGLDDAVFENMAKYLNFTPNFLSVSDTYDYGYRLFDRFVGALGDVVYKRTNIAGNVFGLILISPIILGRFKNNGEVIKFIDNYFSNQQMVNVLIPNSSASRNINIFLRFLHRELNKSYVINVKDPQSKGFLCFINNLNQINLNHKQIFPILNGEYIIFYDTKNFNPSKIMEKIVDKIWKQFNILKFVLISCGYYFQSPALNINFSKRSNLKLTYNLHGENVKFTIFEREPTALYGKTQIHTGENLKISGGFGGLDGMVLNNLVQYLNFTLIIQPPSDGFGYGWKSSNGEFFGSLGDIVYKNSQISINGRFLMSYKTDEIEFTHFIRSDELCVIVPKAKKIPQWLMMFHCFSAITWIIIIITFLISWFTWYFLRSQKRDVIVAFIETFSLMISIPLKLRKKISERIFLIGCLGFNVIMVGIFQGSLVTSFSVVSYYSDINSLIDLEKSDLPISTSLDVFRNDTKLMINLSKRTVLSNYNSSMERAAYYGDVAAVERRDDAELLMKTVYLNDDGSPRLHIVGDCPTVNYLVYIVPKGSPYLPAFNLAINHFWEAGLLDKWYNDAIDFMIMYSVYNKNFKINDELAFNMGDVQTAFYILIFGLFVSFLIFIFEIITKTEKSK; encoded by the exons aTGTTTCAAAGACCACCAACTGCGTTTATTAACACAAagatttttggtaaatttttgaaaGGTTTAGACGACGCCGTTTTCGAAAATATGgcgaaatatttaaactttacCCCAAATTTTTTGTCAGTATCTGATACTTACGATTACGGATATCGTTTATTCGACCGTTTTGTTGGAGCTTTAGGAGACGTTGTTTATAAAAGAACAAATATAGCAGGAAACG TGTttgggttaattttaatttcacccATAATTTTGggacgttttaaaaataacggtgaagttattaaatttattgataacTATTTTTCGAATCAACAAATGGTGAATGTTTTGATTCCAAATTCATCTGCATCTAgaaatattaacatatttttaaggtttttgcACCGCGAGTTAAACAAATCTTACGTGATTAATGTGAAAGATCCGCAATCGAAAggatttttgtgttttataaacaatttgaatcaaattaatttaaatcataaacaaatatttcccATTTTAAACGGAGAATACATCATTTTTTacgatacaaaaaattttaatccatctaaaatcatggaaaaaattgttgataaaatctggaaacaatttaacattttaaaattcgtTCTAATATCTTGTGGGTATTATTTTCAAAGTCCTGcgttaaacataaatttttcaaaacgttctaatttgaaattaacgTATAATTTACATGGAGAAAACGTGAAATTTACCATATTTGAAAGAGAACCTACGGCTCTTTACGGAAAAACGCAAATCCATACAGGagaaaatctcaaaatttctGGGGGATTTGGTGGTTTAGATGGAATGGTTCTCAATAATTTAGTTCAATACCTAAATTTTACCCTCATAATCCAACCTCCTTCCGACGGATTTGGTTACGGATGGAAATCCTCaaacggagaatttttcggtTCATTAGGcgatattgtttataaaaactctcaaatttcaatcaatg GTCGATTTTTAATGAGCTACAAAACCGATGAAATCGAATTCACTCATTTCATTCGAAGCGATGAACTTTGCGTTATTGTACCAAAAGCAAAGAAAATACCGCAATGGTTAATGATGTTTCATTGTTTCTCGGCAATAACTtggataataattataataacattTCTTATCTCTTGGTTTACGTGGTACTTTTTAAGATCGCAAAAGAGGGATGTAATCGTCGCTTTTATTGAAACGTTCTCTTTGATGATTTCGATTCCGTTAAAACTTCGTAAAAAAATATCCGAGAGGATATTTTTAATCGGTTGCCTAggttttaatgtaattatggTTGGCATTTTCCAAGGAAGTTTAGTAACTTCGTTTAGCGTGGTTTCTTATTATTCAGATATAAAcagtttaatcgatttagaaaaATCCGATTTACCCATTTCTACTTCTTTAGATGTTTTTCGAAACGACACCAAATtgatgataaatttatcaaaaagaactgttttatcaaattataataGCTCAATGGAACGAGCTGCTTATTACGGAGATGTAGCCGCTGTTGAAAGAAGAGATGACGCAGAACTCCTTATGAAAACGGTTTATTTAAACGACGATGGTTCACCACGTTTACACATAGTCGGGGATTGTCCAACGGTAAATTATTTGGTGTACATCGTTCCAAAAGGATCCCCATATCTACCCGCATTTAATTTAGCCATCAATCACTTTTGGGAGGCTGGATTATTAGATAAATGGTATAATGACGCCATAGATTTTATGATCATGTACAGTGTGTATAATAAGAACTTTAAAATCAACGACGAATTAGCTTTTAATATGGGCGATGTGCAAACtgctttttatattttaatatttgggTTATTTgtgtcatttttaatttttatttttgaaattatcactAAAACCGagaaatcgaaataa